AGCGAAGTTGAGAATATTCGAGAGGAGTGCTCAGGATGAGCTCAGAGAACTTTAGGCAGCTAAAACCTTTCTTTAGTATTTTACTTATCATTGCGACTTTATTTTCCATCGTCTTCCTGCAAATGGAAGAACGCCGCATGGGTTACAGCGTCCTTAAGCTCACTCGTGAATACAAAAAAGTGAACGAAGAGAAACGCAGCAAGGAAATCGCTTTGGCGAAAATCACGCGCCCGCAGTTGCTGGATACGATGGCGCAGCAAAAATTCACGCTTAAAAAAGTTCAAGCCAATCAAATCATTCATTTGAGCGGCACGATGTCGGAAGAAGTGAAAGCAGACGCGACAAAAAAGGATCTGTAGTTTGAAATCACGTATTGTTATCATTTTCGTTGGTATTTTGGTTCTTTGGTCCGCTTTGATTTTGCGTGC
This region of Bdellovibrio sp. 22V genomic DNA includes:
- a CDS encoding histidine kinase; its protein translation is MSSENFRQLKPFFSILLIIATLFSIVFLQMEERRMGYSVLKLTREYKKVNEEKRSKEIALAKITRPQLLDTMAQQKFTLKKVQANQIIHLSGTMSEEVKADATKKDL